The following coding sequences lie in one Paracidovorax avenae genomic window:
- a CDS encoding Lrp/AsnC family transcriptional regulator → MDNIDQQLIAALRHNARASVATLATRLGVSRGTVTNRIRKLEDSGTIVGYTVRLRPEGETGGLQAWMSISIEGNDARRVTASLLGEPSVLSLHATNGQWDLLAELQVASLAELAQALERIRLIKGIRNTETSIHLETLRAPPQQAPGARR, encoded by the coding sequence ATGGACAATATCGACCAGCAACTCATCGCCGCCCTGCGCCACAACGCCCGCGCCAGCGTGGCGACGCTGGCAACGCGCCTGGGCGTGTCGCGCGGCACGGTCACCAACCGCATCCGCAAGCTGGAGGATTCGGGAACCATCGTCGGCTACACCGTGCGGTTGCGGCCGGAGGGGGAGACCGGCGGGCTGCAGGCCTGGATGAGCATTTCCATCGAGGGCAATGACGCGCGCCGCGTTACCGCCTCTCTGCTGGGCGAGCCGAGCGTGCTGTCCCTGCACGCCACCAACGGCCAGTGGGATCTTCTGGCCGAACTGCAGGTCGCGTCCCTGGCCGAGCTGGCCCAGGCTCTGGAGCGCATCCGGCTCATCAAGGGCATCCGCAACACGGAAACCAGCATCCACCTGGAAACCCTGCGCGCGCCGCCCCAGCAGGCTCCTGGCGCACGCCGGTAG
- a CDS encoding ornithine cyclodeaminase yields the protein MDRTHTIRPALRRAGSTEFLDAPRAAELVGRTGVIACLHAIAQAIEADFARWNDFDKTARTAAHSPRGVIELMPVADTRPGGGYAFKYVNGHPANTQDGLPTVMAFGALADVDTGLPVFLGELTLTTALRTAATSAVAARRLARPDSRCMALIGNGSQAEFQALAFFGLLGVRELRLYDTDPAATRKLMRNLGPYAREGLHCVPCASAREAVRGADIVTTATADKTRAAIVQADMLEPGMHLNAVGGDCPGKTELAPEVLQAGAVFVEYEPQTRIEGDLQQMPADFPVTELWRVLAGLAPGRVSPGQVTVFDSVGFALEDYSALRTMRALGQAAGLLERIALVPDLADPKDLYAQLRPWLPEGAPGAATSAPRAPIFVHEAA from the coding sequence ATGGACCGCACCCACACCATCCGTCCCGCCCTGCGCCGCGCCGGATCCACCGAATTCCTGGACGCACCGCGTGCCGCCGAACTGGTGGGTCGCACGGGCGTCATCGCCTGCCTGCACGCCATCGCCCAGGCCATCGAGGCCGACTTCGCCCGGTGGAACGACTTCGACAAGACCGCCCGCACGGCCGCCCATTCGCCGCGCGGCGTGATCGAGCTCATGCCCGTGGCCGATACCCGGCCCGGCGGCGGCTATGCCTTCAAGTACGTCAACGGCCACCCGGCCAACACGCAGGACGGGCTGCCCACGGTGATGGCCTTCGGCGCCCTGGCGGACGTGGACACGGGCCTGCCGGTGTTCCTGGGCGAGCTCACGCTGACCACCGCGCTGCGCACGGCCGCCACCTCGGCCGTGGCGGCCCGGCGGCTGGCCCGGCCGGACAGCCGTTGCATGGCGCTGATCGGCAACGGCTCGCAGGCCGAGTTCCAGGCGCTGGCGTTCTTCGGACTGCTGGGCGTGCGCGAGCTGCGGCTGTACGACACCGACCCCGCGGCCACGCGCAAGCTCATGCGCAACCTCGGGCCCTATGCACGCGAGGGACTGCACTGCGTGCCGTGCGCGAGTGCGCGTGAAGCCGTGCGCGGCGCCGACATCGTGACCACGGCGACGGCCGACAAGACACGCGCAGCCATCGTCCAGGCCGACATGCTGGAGCCGGGGATGCACCTGAACGCCGTGGGCGGCGACTGTCCGGGCAAGACCGAATTGGCGCCGGAGGTACTGCAGGCAGGTGCGGTTTTCGTGGAATACGAGCCGCAGACCCGCATCGAGGGCGATCTGCAGCAGATGCCGGCGGACTTCCCCGTCACCGAGCTCTGGCGCGTGCTGGCGGGTCTGGCGCCGGGGCGCGTGTCGCCCGGGCAGGTAACGGTGTTCGATTCCGTGGGCTTCGCGCTGGAGGACTACTCCGCCCTGCGCACCATGCGTGCGCTGGGCCAGGCGGCCGGGCTGCTGGAGCGCATCGCACTGGTGCCGGACCTGGCCGATCCGAAGGACCTGTACGCGCAGTTGCGGCCCTGGCTGCCTGAAGGCGCCCCCGGCGCAGCCACGTCGGCGCCGCGCGCTCCCATCTTCGTCCACGAGGCGGCCTGA
- the rocF gene encoding arginase has translation MDNAPFPRPVTLIGVPTDVGAARLGAAMGPDALRVAQLGPALERLGLEVEDLGNLHGPPNPRGERTAEGLRNLAECEAWNRSTHDAVFAQLQAGRLPVMLGGDHNLAIGSISAVARHCRDTGKRLRVLWLDAHSDSNTPEISPSGNVHGVPVASLCGLGPPALAALGGPGPALRGAQMCQIGLRSVDAAEKRMIHELGLEVYDMRAIDELGMREVMRRALAGLEDDDGAHLHLSFDVDFLDPEIAPGTGTTVRGGPNYREAQLCMEMIADTGRLASLDIVELNPALDIRNQTAELVVDLVESLFGKSTLVRAPAPAGRR, from the coding sequence ATGGACAACGCCCCCTTTCCACGCCCGGTCACGCTGATCGGCGTTCCCACCGACGTCGGCGCCGCCCGCCTGGGCGCGGCCATGGGCCCGGACGCGCTGCGCGTGGCCCAGCTCGGTCCGGCGCTCGAACGGCTGGGACTGGAGGTCGAGGACCTGGGCAATCTGCACGGCCCGCCGAACCCGCGCGGCGAGCGCACGGCCGAGGGCCTGCGCAACCTCGCCGAATGCGAGGCATGGAACCGATCCACGCACGATGCGGTGTTCGCCCAGTTGCAGGCCGGTCGCCTGCCGGTGATGCTGGGCGGCGACCACAACCTCGCCATCGGCTCGATCAGCGCTGTGGCGCGCCACTGCCGCGATACCGGCAAGCGGCTGCGCGTGCTCTGGCTGGACGCGCACTCCGACAGCAACACGCCGGAGATCTCGCCCAGCGGCAACGTGCACGGCGTGCCGGTGGCCAGCCTCTGCGGGCTGGGCCCTCCCGCGCTCGCGGCGCTCGGCGGCCCCGGGCCGGCGCTGCGCGGCGCGCAGATGTGCCAGATCGGCCTGCGCAGCGTGGATGCGGCCGAGAAGCGCATGATCCACGAGCTCGGGCTGGAGGTGTACGACATGCGCGCGATCGACGAGCTCGGCATGCGCGAGGTCATGCGCCGCGCGCTCGCCGGGCTGGAGGACGACGATGGCGCGCACCTGCACCTGAGCTTCGACGTGGACTTCCTCGATCCGGAAATCGCGCCCGGCACGGGCACCACGGTGCGCGGCGGGCCGAACTACCGCGAGGCCCAGCTGTGCATGGAGATGATCGCGGACACGGGAAGGCTCGCCTCGCTCGACATCGTGGAACTCAACCCCGCGCTCGACATCCGCAACCAGACCGCCGAACTCGTGGTGGATCTGGTGGAGAGCCTGTTCGGCAAGAGCACGCTGGTGCGCGCGCCGGCCCCGGCGGGACGGCGCTAG